TTTTCACGGTTAATGTTCACATAAATTTCCGGCTTGTCGAACTTTAGGTTTACGTCTACAAAAGAAAAAGTTTCATCCTGCTCAGCCTCTGCCATAAATTCAGGAATCTTTTCCTCAAGCTTATCAAAATTTTGCGCCTGGATAATAAATTGAATGGGAGGACCACCTCTCCTGTTCACCGATATGGTAGGCCTTTCGGATACGTTGGACTTTCCGCCCACATAGGCCTTGGCCCATCTTCCCAAATCCTCAGCAATTTCATGCTGTGAACGTTTCCGTTCACTAGGGTCTACGAGTGCAACATTGGCCCTACCACTATTGACCGAAGACGAACCAAAACCAGGGGAAGTCAAAACCAGACTCACCTTTTTTTCCGGTATGGAATCGTTGATCAGTTCGGTGATATCGGTCATCAATCGGTCCATATATTCATAGGAAGATCCCTCGGGTGCGGTCACGTTCAAGCGTACAAAGCTTCGGTCATCGTATGGCGCCGTTTCCTTGGGCAACAGGGTATAGAACAGGGCTATCAGTCCCAAACATCCTACCAGTATGGGAAAACTGAGCCATTTCCGTTTCATGAACCCTTGTAAGGTTTCCGCATAGTATTCATTCATTTTTATGAAATACTTTTCCGTAAAATGATAGAATTTGGATTGTTTCTGCTTTCCCGGTTTGATCAAATAGGCATTTAACATAGGAGTCAAGGAAAGCGACACAAAGGCCGATACCAATACGGCAGCTCCCAATACCACACCAAATTCCCGGAACAACCTACCCACAAAACCCTCTAAAAATATCACCGGAAGAAAAACCGCTGCCAAGGTTATGGAGATAGAAATAACGGCAAAGAAAATCTCGTTGGAGCCTTTAATGGCCGCCTCGATGGGACTCATCCCCTCCTCCACTTTTTTATAAATATTCTCGGTCACTACGATACCGTCATCCACCACAAGACCCGTGGCGAGTACAATCGCTAAAAGGGTAAGTACGTTTATGGAAAACCCGAACAACCACATAATAAAGAATGTGGCAATCAGGGAAACCGGTATGTCGATTAAGGGCCGTAGGGCCATGGACCAGTTTCTAAAGAACAGGTAAATCACCAGAATTACAAGAATAATGGAAATCAGCAAGGTTTCCCCCACCTCGGTGACCGCACGTTTTACAAAAACTGTGTCATCGATAACTACATTGAGCTTAAATCCTTCAGGCAGATCTTTTTTTAACTTTTCGTATTCCTCATAAAAGGCATCCGCTATTTCAAGATAATTGGTCCCGGGTTGAGGGATGACGGCCGTGGCGACCATGGGCTGCCCGGAGTCGCTCATTTTCGTTTCCATATTTTCGCCCTCCAAGGTCGCTTTTCCTATATCGCTCAGACGTACCAATTTTTCACCCTCGGCCCTAATGATAATGTTGTTGAACTGTTCCTCGGTCTGAAGGTTTCCAATGGTCTTAACGGCAAGTTCCGTATTGTCCCCGGTCAGTTTTCCCGATGGCAGTTCCACATTCTGAGCCAAAAGCGCACTTCGTACATCCGCCACCGTCAATCCATAAGAAGCCAATTTTAAGGGATCTATCCATAAACGCATGGCATATCTTCGCTGCCCCCAAATCTGCACGCTGCTCACGCCCGGAATCGTCTCAATTCTTGGGGTAATGACATTTTCGGCATAATCGGAAAGTTCCAGGATATTCTTATCATCGCTTTGCACCGTCATGGAGAGGATTCTCTGGGCATCGGCATCTGACTTGGAGACGACCGGCGGAGCATCCAAATCATCGGGCAAACTTCGCACGGCCTGCGAAACCTTGTCCCGCACATCGTTGGCGGCATCCTCTAAATTTTTATTGAGATTGAACTCAATACTTATGGAACTGGAGCCCTGAACACTGGAAGAGGTAATATTCCTGATGCCATCAATGGAATTAATAGCCTTTTCCAAGGGTTCCGTAATCTGTGACTCGATAATATCCGCATTGGCACCCGCATAACTGGTCCTAACGGATACTTGAGCGGGGTCTATGGAGGGGAATTCCCGTATCCCCAAATAGGTGTAGCCAATGATACCGAACAAAACAATAGTAACATTCATCACTATGGTTAGGACAGGTCTTTTTATACTGAGCGTGGACAAGTTCATTATTCCGCTGTGTTTAATTCCGGTTCCTCTAGTTCAACGGTTACGGGTGCCCCGTTCTTTAAGGCCATAACGCCATAGGTCAAAACGGTGTCTCCTGCGCTCAATCCATTCAAAATGCGCACTTCGGAACCCGTACGTGCGCCTATTTCCACATCTACCTCTTTGGCCTTACCATTTTCAGCCACAAAAATTTTCTTACCGTTCTGTACGGGAATCAAGGCTTCGGAAGGAACCAAAAGCGCATCATCCACCGTTTGTAGGGGTAAAACCACGTTGGCGTAAGCCCCGGGGTACAGAGTGCCATCCGTATTATCTGCAATCGCCCGCATCCTTAACGTCCTCGTGGCAATCTCTACTTCGGGTTCTATGGCATAGATGGTCGCCGTATAGTCCTTGGAACCATCGGAAGTTCTGAAGGTGAAATTGGAGCCTTCATGAATTTGTGATGCATATTTCTCTGGAATGGAAAAAGTAATTTTGAGCTTACTCGTATTCACCAATTTGGCCACGGGTGTGGTTGGGGTTATGTACGTACCCACGGAAATGGACCGTAGCCCTATGTTTCCCGAAAAGGGGGCCCGAACCACCGTTTTTGATAATTGTGCGGAAATAAGGGACACCTCGGCACTGGCCGACTGAAAATCGGCACTGGCGATGTCGTATTCTTCCTGACTAATGGCCTGCTTGTCCAATAACAATTTGGCCCTTCGCTCATTTTCCGAGGCCAATTTTTCCGCCGTTTTCACCTTGGACAATTGGGCTTGTAACTCTACATCGTCCACATTAAAAAGTACCTGGCCTTGAGCTACCTTGCTACCTTCCTGAAAGTTGATGCTTTTGACTATACCGGAAACCTCGCTTCTAATTTCAATTTGTTCGTTCGCCTCCAAAGTTCCCGAAAGAGAGATATTATCATCAAATTTTCTTGGCTGTAGAACTATACCCTTTACGGAGGTCGTACTGGCTTGCGCCATGGGTCTTGCCGACTGTCCAATGGCGGCATTGGCGTTGATGCGATAGACGATCAAGCCCCCCAACCCTACAATAAGCAGCAAATAGATTACATATTTGACTTTCATTTGGTTTAGATAAATTTGGTTTTCTGGTTAACCAAATCTAGGTCTAAAACCTATTTTTAAAAAAAACTTATGTTTTATTTAACATGCATTAACATAATGCTTTAGCAATAAAATAATTTGAAGTACAATTCTTTGTGAATTTGGAATTTTTTAGGAGGTGATAAAAGAGTGTGGGAAAGATATTAAAAAGTAAAATGATTACACAAAAGCACGCTTTTGACGCTTCTTAAAACACAAAACCCGCAACGAAAGTTGCGGGTTTCTTTTGCGGAGAAAGAGGGATTCGAACCCCCGGAGGTGTGACCCTCAACAGTTTTCAAGACTGCCGCATTCGACCACTCTGCCATTTCTCCTAATGCGGGTGCAAATATAGAAAGGAATTTCATTCTTTTAAAAACTTTTCCGCTTTTATTCTCATTGTTTTGATTTTGTTCCATTCCTTAGCGTATCACATCCTTCATTTCATTTTTTTATCTTGCTCCCATGGTACACCCTTTGGTTAGCATCATCGTCCCCTTTAAGGATACGGCCCCCTACTTGGAGGAATGCCTGAATTCCGTTTTGGCGCAAAGCTATCCGCATTGGGAAATGATTGCCGTAAACGACCATTCCAAAGACAATAGTCTTGCCATCGTAACGGAATTTGCAAAACAAGACCCACGAATCAAGGTTTATCCAAATACCGGTAAAGGTGTTATACAGGCTTTACAAACTGCCTATTCCCATAGCAGCGGTACCTTTATTACACGAATGGATTCCGATGATATTATGACCCCAGACCGACTACAGGTCATGACCAATTTGTTGCTTGAACATGGTGAGGAACATTTAGCCGTAGGACAGGTCAAGTATTTCTCTGACCGCGGTATCAGCGATGGCTACGACCGGTACGAAAAATGGCTGAACGGTTTAACCGAAAAAGGAACCAATTATAGTGAAATCTACAAGGAATGTGTTATCCCCTCCCCATGCTGGATGGCATACCGTACCGATTTTGAGGCCTGTGACGGGTTCAATCCCCATAGGTATCCTGAGGACTATGACCTTACCTTTCGCTTTTACGAAAAAGGGCTGCGTGTTATCCCGTGCGATAAAACCCTGCTGTATTGGAGGGATTATGATCAGCGGACCTCCCGCACCAGCGAACATTACGCCCAAAACTATTTTTTGGACATAAAACTTCATTACTTCTTAAAGCTGGATCATGACCCGCAGCGCCCCTTGGTGGTCTGGGGTGCCGGATTCAAAGGAAAAAAGATTGCCCAATCGCTCACAGAAAAGAATATTGAATTCTCATGGATCTGTGATAATCCAAAAAAAATTGGAAAGGAAATCTATGGCCATATCTTGCTTTCCTTCGAGCAACTGGACGAGATTGAAAATCCCCAAAGTATTATAACCGTTGCCAATGAGGAGGCACAAAAGGAAATTAGGGCCTTTTTTAAGCTCAGAACTATGGGTAATATATTGGATTACTTCTTTTTTTGTTGATGCAGAGAGATTCTGGGCATTGGTCAATACATTATGAATTTGCTTTGGCAAACCAAACTTTCACGGAGAAATCCCGAGTGAAATTTGATTACACCCCACCTTGGTGATTTGAACTTATACGAAGAACATAAAATCGGGAATATCAAGTCAAAATAAGTATCTTTGACCAATCACTTAAAGGAATGCAGTTTAAACATCCAGAACTTCTTTGGGCCTTATTGTTACTGGCCATTCCCATTATCATTCACCTTTTTCAGCTTCGCCGATTTAAAAAAACACCCTTTACCAATGTAAAGATGCTTAAAAAGGTACTCGCCGAATCCAGAAGGAGCAGTACTTTAAAAAAATGGCTCATCCTATTCGCTAGATTGGGCATTTTTGCAAGTTTGATCATTGCGTTTGCCCAACCTTTCAGTGCCAATGAAAATGCCCTAAAAAGTCAGGAAACGTTTATATATCTGGACAATTCCTTTAGCATGCAGGCGAAATTGGGAAATGGTACTTTGTTGCAAAATACGGTACAGGACCTTATCCAAAGCATCCCCAGAAATAGTCCTTTTACCCTCATAACCAACGACAGGACCTTTGAGGACGTGGAAATCGGGGACATCCAAAACGAGCTGGTCACCCTTTCGCCCAGTACCAACCAATTAACGTTGGATCAGATTCTTCTGCGAAGTTCCGCTTTCTTGAATAATGACAGCCCATCCATTAAGCGTACCGTACTTATTTCGGATTTTCAGGAACATATGGGTCCCTTGCCCGAAACGGATCAAAACAAGGAAATCTATTTCGTAAAACAGGATGCCGGGGATTTAATCAATGTCTCCATCGATTCCGTGTATATTGCCAATTCGGACAATGAGGTTATTGAACTAACCACCCTGTTATCGTCCAATGAAAACGTGGAAGCCTATCCCGTTTCCCTGTACGATGGAACCAAGCTAATAGCAAAGACATCGGCACCCTTTAACAATGGAAAAAGTGCGTCGGTTACCTTTTCCGTACCCGCCAACGTGCCTATTGCAGGACGAATTATCATTTCGGATACGGGACTTCCCTATGACAATGAATTTTATTTCAACATAGATACTCCAAAAAAAATAAAGGTACTGGCCATTTCAGATGGTGAGACCAGCTTTTTAAGTAAGATCTACGACCCAAATGAATTTGACTTTAATGCAACTCCCCTAAGTCAGGTTAACTACAGTGCCATTGAGGATTACAACCTTATAGTCCTGAACGAATTGGAACAGATTCCTGCAGGTTTGGAGAATACGATACATTCCTTTGTAAAACAAGGTGGGACGTTTGTGGTCATACCCGCACAGCAAATCGACCAGGACTCCTATAACCGATTGGCCTCACGCTATTTCAACACCCAATATGGCGAGTTGTTCCTGGGGCAGGCCGCTATTTCCGGTATCGCGTTCGAGCATCCTATCTATACCAATGTATTCAATAAAAGGGTGAGCAATTTTCAATATCCCGAAGTTTCCAGTTACCATAACCTTACTTCTCAAGGTCAAAATGTGCTTACGTTTCAAAACGGCAAACCTTTTCTGGTAGGGAATGGGAATTCCTATTTCTTTTCATCCGCCCTGAATCAGGACAATTCCAATTTCAAGAACTCACCATTGGTGGTTCCAACATTTTATAACATTGCCCGCAATAGTCTAAAATTACCCAAGTTATACCAAATCCTGGGGAAACGTGAAGAATTGGAAATACCCATTTCATTGTCAAAGGACCAAATTTTAAAGGTGGCCAAGGAGGATTATGAATTTATTCCACAGCAAATTTCGTTGCCTAAAAAGGTTCAATTGACCTTTGACGAAAACCCCACCGAGGACGGAATTTTTCAGATTCTCAATGGAACTGAAACCTTGGGGAACATTAGCTTTAACTATGACCGCCAAGAAAGTGTACTTCGTTTTATGGATGCAGGCGCTGTTGAAAACAACAGGGTTTTCGACTCTATTTCGAATTTTTTCGAGGATGTCCAAAAAGCGAACAGTATCCATGAATTTTGGAAATGGTTTGCTATTTTAGCACTGATTTTTGTACTGACAGAATCCGCCCTTCAAAGGTTTTTAAAATAACTCTTACATGAACATACTTCTAAAATCGGCAAAGATCGTAAATGAGGCAACCAAGGAAATCCACCTTAAAAAAAGAGATATTTTAATCAAGAACGGCGTTATAGAGAAAATTGGTGTCCAGATAGACGCCCCTCCAAAAACAAAAATCGTTGAACACAAAAACTTGCATGTTTCCCTAGGCTGGATGGATACGGGAGTCTCTTTTGGAGAACCCGGCTATGAAGAAAGGGAAACGATTGACAATGGTTTGCAGACCGCGGCAAGGAGTGGGTTTACGGATGTTCTATTAAATCCAAATAGTTTTCCCCTACCCGATAGCAGTTCCGATATCGTTTTTCTAAAAAATGCTTCAAAAGGCCATGTAACCAATTTACACCCATTAGGAAATTTGACGGTAAGCGGTGAAGGTGAATCCCTGGCCGAACTCTATGACATGAAAAATGCAGGTGCGGTGGGGTTTTATGATTTTAAACACGCAGTTACCAACCCCAATCTGCTTAAAATCGCACTTCAATATGCACAGAATTTTGACGGCATTGTACTGTCCTTTCCTTTGGATAACCATATCGCCGGAAAAGGAATCGTAAACGAAGGTATTGTTAGTACTAGACTCGGATTAAAAGGGATTCCGGCCATGGCCGAAGAGCTTCAAGTATCCAGAGACCTGTTTATTCTGGAATATACCGGTGGAAAGCTGCACATCCCGACGATAAGTACCGCCAATTCCGTTAAACTCATTGCCGCTGCCAAGAAGAAAGGACTTAAAGTCACCTGTAGTGTAGCGGTCCATAACTTAATCAAAACGGACGATGATCTGGAGGATTTTGAAACCCATTATAAGGTATTGCCTCCCCTGCGTACTACCAAGGATTGCAAAGAGCTGATCAAAGGATTGACAAATGGTACAATAGATTTTGTAACCTCAGACCATACACCCCTAAATATTGAATTGAAAAAGGTAGAATTTGACAATGCGGACTATGGCACTATAGGTCTGGAAAGTAGTTTTGGAGCATTGAATCAACTCTTTGATATTGAGGAAACCATAGAAATTCTCACCCGTGGAAGAAAAACCTTCGGAATTGAAGTTCCCGAATTAAGGGAAGGTACCAAGGCGAATCTGACCATTTTTGACCCCAACACGGAATATACCTTTTCCGAAGACCATATTTCCAGTAGTTCAAAAAACAGTCTTTTCCTAAATACCGTTTTAAAAGGAACAGTTCTGGGCACAATTTCCAACAATCAAGTCCATCTAAACCATTAAACGTCATGGCAGAACAGGTAGTTGAGGGAAAAAATACGGCCATAATTGCATATCTGACCCTTGTAGGGGCAATCATAGCCATTTCCATGAATACGGAACCAAAACATGATTTTGCCAGATTTCATATACGACAAGCATTTGGCATACATCTTTTGTTCCACGCCTTTGCCCTCTTTTCCAGTGTATGGTATAATCAGTATGGGCTTTATGGGCTGTATATCTGCTATCTAGCGCTTTGGTTTTATGGTTTTTTGAATGCGCTGAACAATAAGAAACAACTTGTCCCCATCATAGGAAGCTATTTTCAAAAATGGTTCACCTTTATCCAATAAAAAATGACAACTGCCCCACTTTCCCTAGAACATATTATAAAACCATCATCCATGAACACGGGTAAACCACCCGTAATATTTATGTTACATGGATATGGAAGTAATGAGGAAGACCTTTTTTCCTTTGCCGAGGAACTCCCTGAAAAGTACTGTGTTATTTCCGTTAGGGCTCCTTACACGTTACAACCGTTTGGGTATGCCTGGTATGCCATCAATTTTGATAATGAAAAAGGAAAATGGAGCGATGACCAACAAGCGATCGAATCCCGGGATGCCATTGTCAAGTTCCTAAAGGAAGCTTGTGAGGCCTACCATTTGGATGATACTGATATCACATTACTGGGTTTTAGCCAAGGAACCATTCTGAGCTATTCGGTTGCGCTCTCCTACCCAGAAAAAATTAAAAGGGTGATTGCGCTAAGCGGATACATCAATGAAAATATCTTGAAGGAAGGCTATGCTTCAAATAATTTCGGGTCCTTGCGTATTTATGTCTCGCATGGTCAGGTGGACCAGGTAATTCCCATAGAATGGGCACAAAAAGCACCTCAAATCCTTGATAATTTGGGAATCACCAACGTTTTTGAAGAATACCCCGTGGGACATGGTGTGGCTCCCCAAAATTTCTATTCGTTTAAAAAGTGGCTTGAAGCAAACCCTTAGTTGCTGCGGGTATACAACAAATGATCTATCAAGGTGAAATCGATGCCCAAGTTATCTTTTAGCTCATAACGAATCAAAATTTCTCCCCAATATTTACCATCAGAGAAATCGGCCAAAATCCATTTGTGGTTCAGGACCTTGATTTTGTTGATTTTAAAATCATTTTGCATTCCCTCATAGGGAACCAATGGATTATCCCCCTTGGATTCATTGGTTTCCAATAATTTATCCGAAATATATCTCGTAGGGTTTTCCAAATCCAAATGGTCATAGTACGCCATGGCATCGTCATTGTTCTCCAATGAAAAATATTGCATCTCCAGAACACGTAATTCCGCTTGCTGCAGGGAATCCTTTAAAGCGTCTACCTTGGTTTCCAAACTTTGTATTCTTTGGGAACTGGCCTTGGACATTTTGCTTCCGCTAACGCCCAGATACAAACAAATCAATGCGGAAAAAATAAAAAGATATAGATAAATGTTCTTTTTCATATGCTATAATTCTATAACAAGATTATCGTAGGCCAAATGTACATTTTTAGGAAGACTCTTTTCTACTTCCCCATGAAAACCCAGTAAATGACTTATGTGGGTAAAATAGGTCTTTTGAGGTTTTACCTTCTCAACAAAGGAAAGTGCCTCTTCCAAGTTAAAATGGGAATGATGGGGCTCTATACGCAAAGCATTTACAACCAATACTTTAGTCCCTAAAATCTTTTTAAATTCTTCTTCCTCAACAGATTTCACATCGGTCAAATAAGTAAATCCACCAATTTTATATCCAAAAACCTTAAGCCGATTGTGCATTACTTGAATAGGGGTTACCGTACGATCACCAACTTCAAAATCCTTCCCCTTTTCCACATAATTAATGGCCACGGACGGGGCACCGGGATATCTGTCCTTTTCTTGAAAAATATAATCGAACCGTCTCTTCAATGATTTTACCACCCTTTTGGGCGCGTATATGGGAATATCTCCCTGTCTGAAAAAAAACGGACGAATATCATCCAAACCTGCGGTGTGGTCAGAATGTTCATGGGTGAAAAGAATTCCATCCAACCGGGTCACTTCATGGGTCAACATCTGTTGTCTAAAATCCGGACCGCAATCAATTACAAAATGATATTCTCCCCATTGCAGCAATACGGAAACCCTTAATCTTTTGTCCCTTACATCGTCACTTAAACATACCGGATGCGTACTTCCTATGACGGGTATTCCCTGCGATGTTCCCGTTCCAAGAAAAGTAACCTTTAGACCTTCTTCCATAGACATCAAATTTAATTCTTATTTAAGAAAATAGCGGTTCAATTTTGGTTAAGCTTTTGGCAATGTCTTTTTTTTGGGAGCAAATTATCTTTCAAATAAGGGACATTTTTTCATTTGGATTGGCCATTAGGTTACCCTTTCTTTATAACTTTGTTAAAACAAACTATAAGAATGGCCTCAGTTTTAAAGAGAGAAAGTGTTTTCGAGAATATACCGTCGATTAAAGCCAAAACTTTAAGAATCAACTTGAATCCAGATATCTACGGAACTTTTGCCGAGATCGGTGCCGGGCAGGAAACCGCAAGACATTTCTTTAGATCGGGCGGTGCCTCTGGGACTATTGCCAAGGCCATGAGTGCCTATGATAAGGATTTCAGCGATGCCATTTATGGCGTGGAGGAAGACGGAAGGTATGTGACGCAGGCGAGGTTGAAAACAATGATCAAGTACGAGATGCAATTGATGGAAGAGAGAATTAGCAGGGAAAGACATCCCGATAGAGTTTTCTTTTCTTATGCCAATACGGTCGCTACGATAGACTTTTCCAAAAGGTATAAAGGACATGGTTGGATAGGTATACGTTATCAGTTAGACCCCAAGCAAAAGGAGTATGACGAGATAGTGTTGCATGTTCGTTTTAAACAAAACGAGGCCAGGCTTCAACAGGAGACCCTTGGTATTTTGGGAGTGAATCTAATTTACGGTGCCTTTTACAAATACCACAAGCCCAAGAAAATGTTGAAATATCTATATGACCATATAGATAAGGATACGTTGGAAATAGATATGATCAACTTTTCCGGTCCCAATTTTAAGGACGTGGACAATAGGTTAATGAGCCTTCAGCTGATAAGGAACGATATGACCGATGCCGTAATGTTCGGTCCGGACGGAAATAATCTTTTGCCTGCTGCCGTACTTTACAAAAAAAACATCTTGGCGTTGCGAGGTAGTTTTAGGCCGGTTACCAAGGTCAATATGGATATGTTCCATAAATCCTATGACATCTTTGTACGTGATCCCCAGGTAGATCAAGAAAATAGTATCGTCATTTTTGAAATTACCTTGTCCAACTTAAAGGCTTCCGGGGAAATCGATGAAGAGGACTTCATGGACAGGGCAGAATTGTTATGTTCACTCGGGCATTGCGTAATGATTTCAAAGTTTCAGGAATACTATAAATTGGTGGAGTATTTTAACAATTACACCAAGAATAGGATTGGCCTTACCATGGGCGTGAACAACCTAGTGGACATTTTTGACGAGAAATACTATCGCCATTTAAGCGGGGGTATCCTAGAGGCCTTTGGTAAACTATTTTTCAAAGATCTGCAAGTGTACCTATACCCCATGAAAAACCCGGATACCGGTCAAGTGATGACCAGTAATAATGTGAAGGTGCACCCAAGGATGAAGGAACTCTATAAATTCTTTAAATATAATGGTAAGGTCATGGACATCATTGACTATGAACCGGACATTATGGATATTTTCTCCAGGGATGTATTGCGGAAAATCA
This window of the Maribacter cobaltidurans genome carries:
- a CDS encoding efflux RND transporter permease subunit, with the translated sequence MNLSTLSIKRPVLTIVMNVTIVLFGIIGYTYLGIREFPSIDPAQVSVRTSYAGANADIIESQITEPLEKAINSIDGIRNITSSSVQGSSSISIEFNLNKNLEDAANDVRDKVSQAVRSLPDDLDAPPVVSKSDADAQRILSMTVQSDDKNILELSDYAENVITPRIETIPGVSSVQIWGQRRYAMRLWIDPLKLASYGLTVADVRSALLAQNVELPSGKLTGDNTELAVKTIGNLQTEEQFNNIIIRAEGEKLVRLSDIGKATLEGENMETKMSDSGQPMVATAVIPQPGTNYLEIADAFYEEYEKLKKDLPEGFKLNVVIDDTVFVKRAVTEVGETLLISIILVILVIYLFFRNWSMALRPLIDIPVSLIATFFIMWLFGFSINVLTLLAIVLATGLVVDDGIVVTENIYKKVEEGMSPIEAAIKGSNEIFFAVISISITLAAVFLPVIFLEGFVGRLFREFGVVLGAAVLVSAFVSLSLTPMLNAYLIKPGKQKQSKFYHFTEKYFIKMNEYYAETLQGFMKRKWLSFPILVGCLGLIALFYTLLPKETAPYDDRSFVRLNVTAPEGSSYEYMDRLMTDITELINDSIPEKKVSLVLTSPGFGSSSVNSGRANVALVDPSERKRSQHEIAEDLGRWAKAYVGGKSNVSERPTISVNRRGGPPIQFIIQAQNFDKLEEKIPEFMAEAEQDETFSFVDVNLKFDKPEIYVNINREKAESLGVSVRDVAQTLQLSLSGQRFGYFLMNGKQYQVIGQFDKKDRDAPVDLTSIFVKNDAGLLIQLDNLVETVEHSSPPQLYHNNRYMSATVSANLAPGKTINDGIEAMEAIKDKVLDETFTTDLGGESRDFVESSSNTLFAFGLALLLIFLILAAQFESFIDPFIIILTVPMAVAGAMFSLWLFGQSWNIFSQIGTIMLIGLVTKNGILIVEFANQLREQGMPKQEAIFKASISRLRPILMTSLTIALGALPIALSLGAASTSRIGMGVVIIGGTMFSLVLTLFVIPALYYLWSKERVERPEFKVLETY
- a CDS encoding efflux RND transporter periplasmic adaptor subunit, encoding MKVKYVIYLLLIVGLGGLIVYRINANAAIGQSARPMAQASTTSVKGIVLQPRKFDDNISLSGTLEANEQIEIRSEVSGIVKSINFQEGSKVAQGQVLFNVDDVELQAQLSKVKTAEKLASENERRAKLLLDKQAISQEEYDIASADFQSASAEVSLISAQLSKTVVRAPFSGNIGLRSISVGTYITPTTPVAKLVNTSKLKITFSIPEKYASQIHEGSNFTFRTSDGSKDYTATIYAIEPEVEIATRTLRMRAIADNTDGTLYPGAYANVVLPLQTVDDALLVPSEALIPVQNGKKIFVAENGKAKEVDVEIGARTGSEVRILNGLSAGDTVLTYGVMALKNGAPVTVELEEPELNTAE
- a CDS encoding glycosyltransferase codes for the protein MVHPLVSIIVPFKDTAPYLEECLNSVLAQSYPHWEMIAVNDHSKDNSLAIVTEFAKQDPRIKVYPNTGKGVIQALQTAYSHSSGTFITRMDSDDIMTPDRLQVMTNLLLEHGEEHLAVGQVKYFSDRGISDGYDRYEKWLNGLTEKGTNYSEIYKECVIPSPCWMAYRTDFEACDGFNPHRYPEDYDLTFRFYEKGLRVIPCDKTLLYWRDYDQRTSRTSEHYAQNYFLDIKLHYFLKLDHDPQRPLVVWGAGFKGKKIAQSLTEKNIEFSWICDNPKKIGKEIYGHILLSFEQLDEIENPQSIITVANEEAQKEIRAFFKLRTMGNILDYFFFC
- a CDS encoding BatA domain-containing protein; this encodes MQFKHPELLWALLLLAIPIIIHLFQLRRFKKTPFTNVKMLKKVLAESRRSSTLKKWLILFARLGIFASLIIAFAQPFSANENALKSQETFIYLDNSFSMQAKLGNGTLLQNTVQDLIQSIPRNSPFTLITNDRTFEDVEIGDIQNELVTLSPSTNQLTLDQILLRSSAFLNNDSPSIKRTVLISDFQEHMGPLPETDQNKEIYFVKQDAGDLINVSIDSVYIANSDNEVIELTTLLSSNENVEAYPVSLYDGTKLIAKTSAPFNNGKSASVTFSVPANVPIAGRIIISDTGLPYDNEFYFNIDTPKKIKVLAISDGETSFLSKIYDPNEFDFNATPLSQVNYSAIEDYNLIVLNELEQIPAGLENTIHSFVKQGGTFVVIPAQQIDQDSYNRLASRYFNTQYGELFLGQAAISGIAFEHPIYTNVFNKRVSNFQYPEVSSYHNLTSQGQNVLTFQNGKPFLVGNGNSYFFSSALNQDNSNFKNSPLVVPTFYNIARNSLKLPKLYQILGKREELEIPISLSKDQILKVAKEDYEFIPQQISLPKKVQLTFDENPTEDGIFQILNGTETLGNISFNYDRQESVLRFMDAGAVENNRVFDSISNFFEDVQKANSIHEFWKWFAILALIFVLTESALQRFLK
- a CDS encoding dihydroorotase encodes the protein MNILLKSAKIVNEATKEIHLKKRDILIKNGVIEKIGVQIDAPPKTKIVEHKNLHVSLGWMDTGVSFGEPGYEERETIDNGLQTAARSGFTDVLLNPNSFPLPDSSSDIVFLKNASKGHVTNLHPLGNLTVSGEGESLAELYDMKNAGAVGFYDFKHAVTNPNLLKIALQYAQNFDGIVLSFPLDNHIAGKGIVNEGIVSTRLGLKGIPAMAEELQVSRDLFILEYTGGKLHIPTISTANSVKLIAAAKKKGLKVTCSVAVHNLIKTDDDLEDFETHYKVLPPLRTTKDCKELIKGLTNGTIDFVTSDHTPLNIELKKVEFDNADYGTIGLESSFGALNQLFDIEETIEILTRGRKTFGIEVPELREGTKANLTIFDPNTEYTFSEDHISSSSKNSLFLNTVLKGTVLGTISNNQVHLNH
- a CDS encoding alpha/beta hydrolase translates to MTTAPLSLEHIIKPSSMNTGKPPVIFMLHGYGSNEEDLFSFAEELPEKYCVISVRAPYTLQPFGYAWYAINFDNEKGKWSDDQQAIESRDAIVKFLKEACEAYHLDDTDITLLGFSQGTILSYSVALSYPEKIKRVIALSGYINENILKEGYASNNFGSLRIYVSHGQVDQVIPIEWAQKAPQILDNLGITNVFEEYPVGHGVAPQNFYSFKKWLEANP
- a CDS encoding hydrolase; the encoded protein is MKKNIYLYLFIFSALICLYLGVSGSKMSKASSQRIQSLETKVDALKDSLQQAELRVLEMQYFSLENNDDAMAYYDHLDLENPTRYISDKLLETNESKGDNPLVPYEGMQNDFKINKIKVLNHKWILADFSDGKYWGEILIRYELKDNLGIDFTLIDHLLYTRSN
- a CDS encoding MBL fold metallo-hydrolase, whose amino-acid sequence is MEEGLKVTFLGTGTSQGIPVIGSTHPVCLSDDVRDKRLRVSVLLQWGEYHFVIDCGPDFRQQMLTHEVTRLDGILFTHEHSDHTAGLDDIRPFFFRQGDIPIYAPKRVVKSLKRRFDYIFQEKDRYPGAPSVAINYVEKGKDFEVGDRTVTPIQVMHNRLKVFGYKIGGFTYLTDVKSVEEEEFKKILGTKVLVVNALRIEPHHSHFNLEEALSFVEKVKPQKTYFTHISHLLGFHGEVEKSLPKNVHLAYDNLVIEL